One region of Citrus sinensis cultivar Valencia sweet orange chromosome 6, DVS_A1.0, whole genome shotgun sequence genomic DNA includes:
- the LOC102619718 gene encoding heterogeneous nuclear ribonucleoprotein Q — MPRTRGSTAAADNPDAPENPTEREKPIESEERVDLDEDNDHEEEVEEEVEYEEVEEEEEVEVEEEVEEEVEEEEETEDVVDGIDAQKHYDGDEEMKVAESDKDDEKKKHAELLALPPHGSEVYLGGIPHDASDDDLRHFCKSIGEVTEVRIMKGKDSGEAKGYAFVTFRTKELASQAIEELNSCELKGKKIKCSAAQAKHRLFIGNVPRNWGEDDMRKAVTKIGPGVISIELVKDPQNANQNRGFAFIEYYNHACAEYSRQKMSNPKFKLDDNAPTVSWADPRNAESSAASQVKALYVKNLPKDITQDRLKELFAHHGKITKVVIPPAKPGQERSRYGFVHFAERSSAMKALKNTEKYEIDGQVLDCSLAKPQADQKTSGGSNSQKSALNPTYPPHLGYGMVGGAYGALGAGYVPAGFAQPMVYGRGAAPGGMAMLPMLLPDGRIGYVLQQPGVQQHNPPPQPRSGRGGAGSSSSGGRRSTDNGRGRSRYNPY; from the exons ATGCCAAGGACAAGGGGTAGCACAGCAGCAGCTGATAATCCAGATGCACCTGAAAATCCTACTGAGCGTGAAAAGCCCATAGAATCTGAGGAGAGAGTAGACCTTGATGAAGATAATGACCATGAGGAGGAAGTAGAGGAAGAGGTTGAGTATGAAGAGGTcgaggaagaggaagaagtgGAGGTAGAAGAAGAAGTGGAAGAAGAGGTGGAAGAGGAGGAAGAAACTGAGGACGTTGTTGATGGAATTGATGCACAGAAGCACTATGATGGTGATGAGGAGATGAAAGTCGCCGAGTCAGACAAGGACGACGAGAAAAAGAAGCATGCTGAACTTCTTGCACTTCCTCCGCATGGGTCAGAGGTGTATCTTGGTGGCATTCCTCATGATGCTTCTGATGATGACCTGAGGCACTTTTGCAAATCTATAGGAGAAGTCACAGAG GTTCGGATAATGAAGGGTAAAGATTCAGGTGAGGCGAAGGGCTATGCTTTTGTGACATTCAGAACTAAGGAGTTAGCTTCGCAGGCCATTGAGGAGCTGAATAGTTGTGAATTAAAG ggaaaaaaaataaagtgctCAGCAGCTCAAGCAAAACATCGTTTGTTCATTGGTAATGTTCCCAGAAATTGGGGTGAAGATGATATGAGGAAGGCTGTAACAAAGATAGGACCAGGAGTTATTTCTATTGAGTTGGTGAAG GACCCTCAGAATGCCAATCAGAATCGTGGGTTTGCTTTCATTGAGTATTATAATCATGCATGCGCTGAATACTCAAGACAGAAAATGTCAAACCCAAAGTTTAAGCTTGACGATAATGCTCCAACTGTGAGCTGGGCTGACCCTAGAAATGCGGAGTCTTCTGCTGCTTCCCAG GTTAAGGCACTTTATGTCAAGAATTTACCAAAGGACATAACTCAGGATCGTTTAAAGGAGCTGTTTGCTCATCATGGAAAGATCACAAAAGTGGTAATTCCACCAGCGAAACCAGGTCAGGAAAGGAGCAGATATGGTTTTGTGCACTTTGCAGAACGGTCAAGTGCTATGAAGGCATTGAAGAACactgaaaaatatgaaatagaTG GTCAAGTTTTGGATTGTTCTCTTGCAAAGCCACAAGCAGATCAGAAGACATCTGGAGGTTCAAATTCTCAGAAGTCAGCCTTAAACCCAACCTATCCACCTCATCTTGGTTACGGTATGGTTGGAGGTGCCTATGGTGCTCTAGGTGCCGGATATGTTCCTGCAGGCTTTGCACAG CCAATGGTCTATGGTAGGGGAGCTGCTCCTGGCGGTATGGCAATGTTGCCAATGCTTTTGCCTGATGGACGGATTGGATATGTTTT GCAACAGCCTGGAGTTCAACAACACAATCCTCCTCCCCAGCCCCGAAGTGGCAGGGGTGGGGCTGGCAGTAGCTCCAGTGGTGGAAGGCGTAGCACTGACAATGGCCGGGGACGAAGTCGGTATAACCCGTACTAG
- the LOC102620466 gene encoding uncharacterized protein At3g28850: MMGCVSSKHVKRELRRDILLNHGDGGEEYVVNHVVSLTSSTYGVLKLDNEQKLKQDEEKEQEIPTKDIVAETTKKKKVVKGSPPREPPEVINAWELMEGLEEEVQVPISNLTKKSPKARVLLRGFADMDARSPLKFLNQFGSPRKAKKFGGKENKVRVNGPVKSDFSPKSVLKVKNFQDSSCKKALNLNIVPVKNESLGCDSEVSLWRRSFSPLFDPDLIANYERELSEGEEQIKRIISPTFSNRNCKSSSESLLNVYDKKCPPGGENAVVIYTTTLRGIRKTFEDCNKVRSIIESHQVQTLERDISMDSGFKEELRALMESKQVKVPLVFVKGRLIGGVDEVMKLEEEGKLEILFDRIPKAAIGGCEGCAGVRFMMCMECNGSCKVLDGEQKKMIRCGECNENGLIQCPVCC, encoded by the coding sequence ATGATGGGTTGCGTTTCTTCTAAACACGTCAAAAGGGAACTTCGCCGAGACATACTCCTCAACCATGGCGACGGTGGCGAGGAATACGTCGTTAACCACGTCGTTTCTCTCACTTCAAGCACTTACGGCGTCCTCAAACTAGACAACGAACAGAAGCTGAAGCAAGacgaagaaaaagaacaagaaattcCCACTAAAGATATTGTTGCGGAGACCacgaagaaaaagaaagtggtGAAGGGGTCGCCGCCCCGTGAGCCGCCGGAGGTTATAAATGCTTGGGAGCTAATGGAGGGTCTTGAAGAGGAAGTACAAGTACCCATTTCGAATCTCACCAAGAAGAGCCCCAAAGCACGCGTTTTGCTTCGCGGGTTTGCGGACATGGACGCCAGGAGTCCTTTGAAGTTCTTGAATCAGTTTGGTTCCCCGAGGAAAGCGAAGAAATTCGGAGGCAAAGAGAATAAGGTACGTGTAAACGGTCCTGTGAAATCGGATTTTAGCCCGAAATCTGTATTGAAAGTGAAAAATTTCCAAGACAGTTCGTGTAAGAAAGCGTTGAATTTGAACATTGTTCCCGTGAAAAATGAGAGTTTGGGTTGCGATTCTGAGGTTTCTTTGTGGAGGAGAAGTTTTAGTCCCTTGTTTGATCCGGACCTTATTGCCAATTATGAGAGGGAATTATCCGAAGGAGAAGAGCAAATCAAGAGGATCATTTCGCCTACATTTAGTAATCGAAATTGTAAAAGTTCATCTGAGTCGCTACTTAACGTTTATGATAAGAAGTGTCCTCCGGGAGGCGAAAATGCTGTGGTGATTTACACCACTACATTGAGAGGAATCAGAAAAACATTTGAGGATTGCAACAAGGTGAGGTCCATCATTGAATCGCATCAAGTACAGACGCTTGAGCGCGATATATCAATGGATTCGGGGTTTAAAGAAGAGCTGAGAGCGTTAATGGAGAGCAAACAAGTGAAGGTTCCACTCGTGTTTGTGAAGGGAAGATTGATTGGTGGTGTTGATGAGGTAATGAAGTTGGAAGAAGAGGGCAAATTGGAGATTCTTTTTGACAGGATACCAAAGGCGGCCATTGGTGGATGTGAAGGCTGTGCTGGTGTGAGATTTATGATGTGCATGGAGTGTAACGGAAGCTGCAAAGTTTTGGATGGGGAGCAGAAGAAGATGATAAGATGCGGCGAGTGCAATGAAAATGGGTTAATACAATGCCCCGTTTGTTGTTAA
- the LOC107177508 gene encoding subtilisin-like serine-protease S codes for MKVFKTFSLLSLLIFASSVYGHGSNNIAKHYIVYMGEHSLPNAEAVFNSNHELLFSVLGRTNEEAQSAIVHHYHKSFSGFSAMLTPQETIELKKHDSVVSVFESKTYGLATTRSWDFMQQMDTLDPNHGIFQSLRKRQRDVIVGHIDSGIWPEAPAFTDSGLGPVPKYFRGSCTKGDRFRSARDDFGHGTNTASVAVGAGVLIQNQLAIGGAPNARLSVYCKADTLIPSSVQGKIVICYADGLDDNIVAKAEVVEKAAGIGMIIIQENNATTINDLAVPTLILGQDEALSFKNYMSIARKNAVITSISPATAVIETESAPKMADFSSKRPNHVAPDIIKPDITAPGVNVYSALLPPSGVADNAVVYGYTSGTSIAAPHVAGLAGNTIDFGSGHFNPDGGMSPGLVYEFDDKDVHIFLCSQTTDQKRLRAIMGIALKCQNSPVPAYQLNLPNIAISNLDKPIRLNRTVTFKGKREGPQVFRVSVEQPEGVNVRVELNARVELNEELSPRFLGRV; via the exons atgaaagttttcaaaactttctctcttctctcacTTTTAATCTTCGCTTCTTCGGTTTACGGTCATGGATCGAACAACATTGCTAAg cACTACATTGTTTACATGGGCGAACATTCACTCCCAAATGCGGAAGCAGTCTTTAATTCCAACCATGAACTTCTCTTCTCAGTTCTTGGCCG TACTAACGAAGAAGCTCAAAGTGCCATTGTTCATCATTATCACAAGAGTTTCAGCGGCTTCTCAGCAATGCTGACGCCTCAAGAAACCATTGAACTCAAAA AACATGATTCCGTCGTCTCCGTTTTTGAGAGCAAAACTTATGGTCTAGCTACAACAAGATCGTGGGATTTCATGCAACAAATGGATACACTAGACCCCAACCATGGCATTTTTCAAAGCCTCCGGAAACGACAACGTGATGTCATTGTTGGTCACATAGATAGCG GTATTTGGCCTGAGGCACCAGCGTTCACAGACAGTGGTTTAGGCCCGGTGCCAAAATATTTTCGAGGTTCGTGCACTAAAGGAGATCGATTCCGTTCAGCTCGCGATGATTTTGGCCACGGCACTAACACGGCTTCAGTAGCTGTTGGTGCTGGCGTTTTGATACAAAACCAGCTCGCAATTGGTGGAGCACCAAATGCCCGTTTGTCTGT cTATTGCAAGGCCGACACACTTATTCCTAGCTCAGTGCAAGGAAAGATAGTGATATGTTATGCTGATGGATTGGATGATAATATAGTTGCAAAGGCTGAAGTGGTGGAAAAGGCAGCAGGTATCGGGATGATCATCATTCAAGAGAACAACGCGACCACGATCAATGATTTGGCTGTTCCTACTCTAATTCTTGGACAAGATGAAGCACTTAGTTTTAAGAACTACATGAGCATAGCACG GAAAAACGCAGTTATCACTAGCATTTCACCTGCAACAGCAGTGATAGAGACGGAGTCTGCACCAAAGATGGCTGATTTCTCTTCAAAAAGACCTAATCATGTTGCACCTGACATTATCAAA CCTGATATCACAGCTCCAGGGGTTAACGTCTACTCGGCTCTGCTACCGCCTTCTGGCGTAGCTGATAATGCAGTGGTTTATGGCTATACTTCAGGCACTTCTATTGCCGCCCCTCATGTTGCTGGTTTG GCTGGCAACACCATTGATTTTGGATCAGGACACTTCAACCCTGACGGCGGAATGTCTCCAGGACTTGTGTATGAATTTGATGACAAAGATGTTCATATTTTCCTTTGCTCTCAAACAACCGATCAGAAAAGACTACGTGCCATCATGGGCATAGCTCTGAAATGCCAAAACTCGCCAGTTCCAGCATATCAGCTGAATTTACCCAACATTGCCATATCCAATTTGGACAAGCCCATCAGATTAAATAgaactgtaacttttaagggAAAGCGAGAAGGTCCTCAGGTTTTCCGAGTTTCTGTTGAGCAACCTGAAGGAGTTAATGTAAGAGTTGAGCTTAATGCAAGAGTTGAGCTTAATGAAGAGTTGAGCCCGAGGTTCTTAGGTCGTGTTTAG
- the LOC102620175 gene encoding F-box/kelch-repeat protein At1g57790-like has protein sequence MAGKKRRKLKLLAETETDGTKMVTEGKGERLELHDWSELPAELLELIMCHLTLEDNVRASVVCKKWHAPAISVRVVNQSPWLMYFPKFGNLYEFYDPAQRKTYSLELPELYGSRVCYTKDSWLLLYRPRTHRVFFFNPFTRDMIKLPRFELTYQIVAFSCAPTSSSCVVFTVKHISPTVVAISTCHPGATEWVTDNYQNRLPFVSSIWNKLVFCNGIFYCLSLTGWLGVFDPVKRDWGVLVVPPPKCPENFFAKNWWKGKFMVEHKGDILVIYTCCSENPIIFKLDQSKMAWEEMKTLDGLTLFASFLSSQSRADLPGIMRNSVYFSKVRFFGKRCISYSLNDSRYYPRKQCYDWGEQDPFENIWIEPPEDISAFI, from the exons ATGGCTGGCAAAAAGAGACGAAAATTGAAACT TTTAGCTGAAACGGAAACAGATGGTACCAAAATGGTAACTGAGGGTAAGGGAGAAAGATTGGAGCTGCATGATTGGTCCGAGCTTCCTGCAGAACTTTTGGAGCTGATAATGTGCCACCTAACATTAGAGGATAATGTTCGTGCCTCAGTTGTATGCAAAAAGTGGCATGCCCCTGCCATTTCTGTCCGGGTGGTAAACCAATCTCCATGGCTCATGTACTTCCCCAAATTTGGCAACCTATACGAGTTCTATGACCCTGCACAGCGCAAGACATATTCCCTCGAGTTACCAGAATTGTATGGGTCTAGGGTTTGCTACACTAAAGATAGTTGGTTATTGCTATACAGACCCAGAACCCATCGTGTGTTCTTCTTTAATCCCTTCACTAGGGATATGATCAAACTGCCAAGATTCGAGTTGACCTATCAGATCGTGGCCTTCTCATGTGCCCCAACATCTTCCAGTTGTGTAGTTTTCACAGTGAAGCACATCAGTCCCACAGTTGTTGCTATAAGCACTTGTCATCCAGGGGCAACAGAATGGGTTACTGATAATTACCAAAATCGGTTGCCTTTTGTGAGTAGTATTTGGAATAAGCTTGTTTTCTGCAATGGTATATTTTACTGTCTAAGTCTCACTGGTTGGTTAGGGGTTTTCGACCCAGTGAAACGTGATTGGGGTGTCCTCGTTGTGCCCCCACCCAAATGCCCTGAGAACTTTTTTGCCAAGAATTGGTGGAAAGGGAAATTTATGGTAGAGCATAAAGGAGACATCTTAGTTATTTATACATGTTGTAGTGAAAATCCAATTATATTTAAGCTAGATCAGTCAAAAATGGCATGGGAAGAGATGAAAACCCTTGATGGTTTGACACTTTTTGCAAGTTTTTTGTCATCTCAATCAAGAGCTGACCTTCCTGGGATAATGAGAAACAGTGTGTACTTCTCAAAAGTTCGTTTCTTTGGAAAGCGTTGCATATCATACTCCCTCAATGACAGCAGATACTATCCTCGTAAGCAGTGTTATGACTGGGGAGAGCAAGATCCGTTTGAAAACATTTGGATTGAACCACCTGAGGACATTTCGGCCTTCATTTGA